One genomic window of Bradyrhizobium sp. CCGE-LA001 includes the following:
- a CDS encoding TRAP transporter substrate-binding protein has protein sequence MKRRDFLKVSAAGAAATAVASPAIAQSSPEIKWRLTSSFPKSLDTIYGGAEQVAKYVAEMTDNKFQIQVFAAGEIVPGLQALDATSNGTVEMCHTVSYYYVGKDPTFAIFASVPFGLNARQQNSWLYQGGGNELANEFFKKSNVVGFPCGNTGTQMGGWFRKEIKTVADLSGLKMRIGGIAGQVLQKVGVVPQQLAGGDIYPALEKGTIDAAEWVGPYDDEKLGFAKVAKYYYYPGFWEGGPTVHAFTNLDKWNALPKNYQAVLTNATAHANTWMAARYDMQNPAALKRLVAGGTQLRPFTNEVLEACLKSTNELWAEISGKNADFKKSIDAMQAYRSDEYLWWQVAEYTYDSFMIRSRTRG, from the coding sequence ATGAAGCGTCGTGACTTTCTTAAAGTGTCGGCCGCAGGCGCGGCGGCAACCGCGGTGGCCTCGCCGGCGATCGCGCAGTCCTCGCCCGAGATCAAGTGGCGCCTGACTTCGAGCTTCCCGAAGTCGCTCGACACCATCTATGGCGGCGCCGAGCAGGTGGCGAAGTACGTCGCCGAGATGACCGACAACAAGTTCCAGATCCAGGTGTTCGCGGCCGGCGAAATCGTCCCCGGCCTGCAGGCGCTCGACGCGACCTCGAACGGTACGGTCGAGATGTGCCACACCGTCTCGTACTACTATGTCGGCAAAGACCCGACCTTCGCGATCTTCGCCTCGGTGCCGTTCGGCCTCAATGCGCGCCAGCAGAATTCGTGGCTCTATCAGGGCGGGGGCAACGAGCTCGCCAACGAGTTCTTCAAGAAGTCGAACGTGGTCGGCTTCCCCTGCGGCAACACCGGCACCCAGATGGGCGGCTGGTTCCGCAAGGAGATCAAGACCGTTGCCGATCTCTCCGGCTTGAAGATGCGCATCGGCGGCATCGCCGGCCAGGTGCTCCAGAAGGTCGGCGTGGTGCCGCAGCAGCTCGCCGGCGGCGACATCTATCCGGCGCTGGAGAAGGGCACCATCGATGCCGCCGAGTGGGTCGGCCCCTATGACGACGAGAAGCTGGGCTTCGCCAAGGTCGCCAAGTACTACTATTATCCGGGCTTCTGGGAGGGCGGTCCGACCGTCCACGCCTTCACCAATCTGGACAAGTGGAATGCGCTGCCGAAGAACTATCAGGCGGTCCTCACCAACGCGACGGCCCATGCCAACACCTGGATGGCCGCGCGCTACGACATGCAGAACCCGGCGGCGTTGAAGCGTCTGGTCGCGGGCGGCACCCAGCTTCGTCCGTTCACCAACGAAGTACTGGAAGCCTGCCTCAAGTCGACCAACGAGCTGTGGGCCGAGATCTCCGGCAAGAACGCCGACTTCAAGAAGTCGATCGACGCCATGCAGGCCTATCGCTCGGATGAGTATCTGTGGTGGCAGGTCGCCGAATATACCTACGACAGCTTCATGATCCGGTCCCGCACCCGCGGCTGA
- a CDS encoding TRAP transporter substrate-binding protein: protein MKRRDFIKVTGLGAAGAATLAAPAIAQSMPEIKWRMPTSWPKSLDTLFGGAETMCKMVAEATDNKFQIQIFAAGEIVPGLQVLDAVQNGTCEIGHTASYYYFGKDPTFTFGSAVPFGPNMRINQAWYMQGGGREVLNEFYKSYNVISLLAGNTGCQMGGWFRKEVNTPDDLKGMKIRVGGFAGRVLQKVGVVPQQLAGGDIYPALEKGTIDAAEWVGPYDDEKLGFYKIAPHYYYPGWWEGGPMLMAFVNLDKWNALPKYYQSVLEQAGHYANNYMMARYDAANPLALKKLLAGGAKLHAFSPAIMDACYKAAKELHAEVGASNANFKKVHDSLAKFTSDGYAWFQVAEVGYDIFMARRSQS, encoded by the coding sequence ATGAAGAGAAGAGACTTCATCAAGGTCACAGGACTTGGTGCGGCCGGTGCCGCCACGCTCGCGGCGCCCGCGATCGCGCAGTCGATGCCGGAAATCAAATGGCGCATGCCGACCAGCTGGCCGAAATCGCTCGACACGCTGTTTGGCGGCGCGGAGACGATGTGCAAGATGGTCGCGGAAGCGACCGACAACAAATTCCAGATCCAGATCTTCGCGGCCGGCGAGATCGTGCCGGGTCTACAGGTGCTCGACGCCGTGCAGAACGGCACCTGCGAGATCGGCCACACCGCGTCCTACTATTATTTCGGCAAGGACCCGACATTCACCTTCGGCTCGGCGGTGCCGTTCGGTCCCAACATGCGCATCAACCAGGCCTGGTACATGCAGGGCGGCGGGCGAGAGGTGCTCAACGAGTTCTACAAGAGCTACAACGTCATCTCACTGCTCGCCGGCAACACAGGCTGCCAGATGGGCGGCTGGTTCAGGAAAGAGGTCAACACGCCCGACGATCTCAAGGGGATGAAGATCCGCGTCGGCGGCTTCGCCGGCCGCGTGCTCCAGAAGGTCGGCGTGGTGCCGCAGCAGCTTGCAGGCGGCGACATCTATCCGGCGCTGGAGAAGGGCACCATCGACGCCGCCGAATGGGTCGGCCCCTATGACGACGAGAAGCTCGGCTTCTACAAGATCGCGCCGCATTACTACTATCCCGGCTGGTGGGAGGGCGGGCCGATGCTGATGGCCTTCGTCAACCTCGACAAGTGGAACGCGCTGCCGAAATATTACCAGAGCGTGCTCGAGCAGGCCGGCCATTACGCCAACAACTACATGATGGCGCGCTATGACGCCGCCAATCCGCTGGCGCTGAAGAAGCTGCTCGCAGGCGGCGCCAAGCTGCACGCCTTTTCGCCGGCGATCATGGATGCCTGCTACAAGGCCGCCAAGGAGCTGCATGCCGAAGTCGGCGCGAGTAACGCCAACTTCAAGAAGGTCCACGACTCCCTCGCCAAGTTCACGAGCGACGGCTACGCCTGGTTCCAGGTCGCCGAGGTCGGCTACGACATCTTCATGGCGCGGCGCTCGCAAAGCTGA
- a CDS encoding NAD(P)-dependent oxidoreductase: MAKVAFLGLGVMGFPMAGHLVKKGGHEVTVYNRTAAKAKEWADKFGGKTAPTPKAAAEGQDFVMCCVGNDNDLRAVTIGPDGAFAGMKKGATFVDHTTASAEVARELDAAATKTGFKFVDAPVSGGQAGAENGVLTVMCGGAQDAYAGAEPIITGAYARMCKLLGPAGSGQLTKMVNQICIAGLVQGLSEGIHFAKKSGLDVAAVIETISKGAAQSWQMENRYKTMNEDKYDFGFAVEWMRKDLSISLAEARRNGANLPVTALVDQFYSEVEKMGGKRWDTSSLLARLQR, from the coding sequence ATGGCTAAAGTCGCTTTCCTCGGTCTCGGCGTCATGGGCTTCCCGATGGCCGGACACCTCGTGAAAAAAGGGGGCCATGAGGTCACCGTCTACAACCGCACCGCGGCCAAGGCGAAGGAGTGGGCGGACAAGTTCGGCGGCAAGACCGCACCGACCCCGAAGGCCGCGGCCGAAGGCCAGGATTTCGTGATGTGCTGTGTCGGCAACGACAACGATCTGCGCGCGGTCACGATCGGCCCCGACGGCGCGTTTGCCGGCATGAAGAAGGGCGCGACCTTCGTCGACCACACCACCGCCTCGGCCGAAGTCGCCCGCGAGCTCGATGCGGCCGCGACCAAGACCGGCTTCAAGTTCGTCGACGCGCCCGTTTCCGGCGGCCAGGCCGGCGCAGAGAACGGCGTGCTGACCGTGATGTGCGGCGGTGCGCAGGATGCCTATGCCGGCGCCGAGCCGATCATCACCGGCGCCTATGCGCGGATGTGCAAGCTGCTCGGCCCCGCCGGAAGCGGCCAGCTGACCAAGATGGTCAATCAGATCTGCATCGCGGGCCTCGTGCAGGGTCTCTCAGAGGGTATCCACTTCGCCAAGAAGAGCGGCCTCGACGTCGCCGCAGTGATCGAGACCATCTCCAAGGGCGCGGCGCAGTCCTGGCAGATGGAGAACCGCTACAAGACCATGAACGAGGACAAGTACGATTTCGGCTTCGCGGTGGAATGGATGCGCAAGGACCTCTCGATCTCGCTGGCCGAAGCCCGCCGCAACGGCGCCAACCTGCCGGTGACTGCACTGGTCGACCAGTTCTACTCCGAAGTGGAGAAGATGGGCGGCAAGCGCTGGGATACGTCGAGCCTGCTTGCGCGCCTGCAGCGCTGA
- a CDS encoding response regulator transcription factor gives MRLLIVEDNAELSRLVAGGLAAAGYESDIVGSAAEAREAVNSVSYAAMILDLGLPDADGLSVLRELRHQMEPLPVLVLTARGGLQDRVTGLRSGADDYLAKPFAMEELVARLEAILRRPGQLLGRSLSLANLVYDTESRQVFVDDQPRVMSARETSVLEILLRRQGRVVPKKNVEDHIFGLEGEVASNAVEVYVSRLRKQLAEHRARVVIHTIRGVGYLMAEEK, from the coding sequence ATGCGCCTTCTGATCGTCGAGGACAATGCGGAGCTGTCACGGCTCGTGGCCGGCGGGCTGGCCGCGGCCGGCTATGAGAGCGACATCGTGGGCAGTGCGGCCGAGGCGCGCGAGGCGGTGAACAGCGTCAGCTATGCCGCGATGATCCTCGACCTCGGCCTGCCTGATGCCGACGGCCTGTCGGTGCTGCGCGAGTTGCGCCACCAGATGGAGCCGCTGCCGGTGCTGGTGCTCACGGCCCGCGGCGGCCTGCAGGACCGTGTCACCGGCCTGCGCAGCGGCGCCGACGACTATCTGGCAAAGCCGTTCGCCATGGAGGAGCTGGTGGCAAGGCTGGAGGCCATCCTGCGCCGGCCGGGTCAGCTGCTCGGACGCTCGCTCAGTCTCGCCAACCTCGTCTACGACACCGAGAGCCGCCAGGTCTTCGTCGACGACCAGCCGCGGGTGATGTCTGCACGTGAGACCTCGGTGCTCGAGATCCTGTTGCGCCGGCAGGGGCGGGTGGTGCCGAAGAAGAACGTCGAGGACCACATCTTCGGACTCGAAGGAGAGGTCGCCTCCAATGCGGTCGAGGTCTACGTCTCGCGCCTGCGCAAGCAGCTCGCCGAGCACCGCGCCCGAGTGGTGATCCATACCATCCGTGGCGTCGGCTATCTCATGGCCGAGGAAAAATAG
- a CDS encoding HlyD family secretion protein: protein MFIILTLYLVLVWLIFSKLKLVKWGWGSGTVAALFGGFILATFLAMFNYLTPSGSFVVISRVVEVTPNVSGEVSEIAVKPNVPVKAGTMLFRIDPAPFRFKVNQLEASLAGAKQQVLQLKASYAQASANVEGLTKQLAYHDKRLADYVQMAGDGAQSEFRLQDTQVQQETVSAQLLASKAAQQSAKLAMDAEIGGVNTTVAQIQAQLDQARWELDQTTIRAPGDGYVAVMALSVGDRAGQHKAVMSFIISNDITIVGMFSPNGFQTIKPGAAVKLVFDNDPGRIHHATVTGIPQGVGQGEIAVSGTLAKVGSIGGVKAYPAAISVPKDIDRSQLRLGMPGTATIFAENAGVIGLIKSILVWVSSYIAYL from the coding sequence ATGTTTATCATCCTGACCCTTTATCTCGTCTTGGTGTGGCTCATCTTCTCCAAGCTGAAGCTGGTAAAATGGGGGTGGGGGTCCGGCACTGTCGCTGCGCTCTTCGGCGGATTCATTCTTGCGACGTTCCTGGCGATGTTCAACTACCTCACTCCGTCAGGCAGCTTCGTGGTGATCTCGCGCGTCGTCGAGGTTACGCCCAATGTTTCAGGTGAGGTGTCAGAGATAGCGGTCAAGCCGAACGTGCCGGTGAAGGCCGGGACCATGTTGTTCCGGATTGATCCGGCACCATTCAGGTTCAAGGTCAACCAGCTGGAGGCGTCGCTCGCCGGAGCCAAGCAGCAGGTGCTGCAACTCAAGGCCAGCTACGCCCAAGCGAGCGCCAACGTCGAGGGGCTGACCAAGCAGCTCGCCTATCACGACAAGCGGCTCGCCGATTACGTGCAGATGGCAGGTGATGGCGCTCAGAGTGAATTTCGGCTGCAAGACACGCAGGTGCAGCAGGAGACCGTCAGCGCGCAACTACTGGCATCCAAGGCAGCGCAGCAGAGCGCCAAACTCGCGATGGATGCCGAAATCGGCGGCGTCAATACCACGGTGGCACAAATCCAGGCCCAGCTCGACCAGGCCAGGTGGGAGCTCGACCAGACGACCATTCGCGCCCCAGGCGATGGCTATGTCGCCGTCATGGCACTGTCCGTCGGTGACCGTGCAGGACAGCACAAGGCTGTGATGTCCTTCATCATCAGCAACGACATCACCATAGTGGGCATGTTCTCGCCGAACGGATTCCAGACGATCAAGCCCGGTGCCGCAGTCAAGCTCGTGTTCGACAACGATCCTGGCCGCATTCACCATGCGACGGTCACCGGCATCCCGCAGGGTGTCGGACAAGGAGAGATTGCGGTTTCAGGCACGCTGGCGAAGGTCGGCTCGATCGGCGGTGTCAAAGCCTATCCGGCGGCTATTTCCGTACCGAAGGACATCGACCGCAGTCAGTTGAGACTCGGGATGCCCGGGACGGCCACGATATTTGCTGAGAACGCCGGCGTCATCGGCCTGATTAAGTCGATTCTGGTCTGGGTCAGTTCGTACATTGCATATCTCTGA
- a CDS encoding DUF2721 domain-containing protein — MLPDTPSVSQLSHISQAAAPAFLLGALAAFIAVLISRLNRTIDRSIYLNHIPDDDQARCRLKADLPRLVRRAAMINRAIFWSIMGSISIGVMIIVGFVSAFFQIQHERGVAILFIISIAAFIVSLVDFAREVRIALSEFDHHG, encoded by the coding sequence ATGTTGCCAGACACGCCGTCGGTCAGTCAGCTCTCCCACATTTCCCAGGCGGCCGCACCCGCGTTTCTTCTTGGCGCTCTGGCGGCCTTCATTGCGGTGTTGATATCCCGCCTGAACAGGACCATCGACCGGTCAATCTACCTGAACCATATTCCCGATGACGATCAGGCGAGATGCCGGCTCAAGGCGGACCTTCCACGTCTCGTCCGACGCGCCGCGATGATCAATCGCGCGATCTTCTGGTCCATCATGGGAAGTATCTCGATAGGCGTCATGATCATCGTCGGTTTTGTGAGTGCGTTTTTTCAGATTCAGCACGAGCGAGGCGTCGCCATCCTTTTCATCATTTCCATCGCCGCCTTCATCGTGTCGTTGGTGGATTTCGCGCGTGAGGTCCGTATTGCGCTCAGCGAATTCGATCACCATGGCTGA
- a CDS encoding helix-turn-helix transcriptional regulator, whose product MPKIHLTRCQHLSPFANILNDVGAPTASLLEKFRLPASLEEKSDHYIPILPAIEFAEFASNSQGIEDFGFHAARTLHFGHLSEKIRNLISHSPTLLVALEQACKWASLEDSNLSNWLEHHGDHVRYCSRLAGTKGLQHLEHSQWLQNVFPIYIVRQFAGSGWAPATIAFEARYTPGPACQSSWPTSQFLSGQEASWIDVPVALLGLPNRASESPPNLYGDHLECSNVDFVQTLKLMLPSYLDERLPVLAEIAEMAGVSARSLQRKLSRVGVTYSGLLDAVRFENARKLLRDTDSKIIEVAFASGYADPAHFTRAFRRVAGITPGQFREQWRPR is encoded by the coding sequence ATGCCGAAGATTCATTTGACGCGTTGTCAGCACCTTAGTCCTTTCGCGAACATTTTGAACGATGTCGGCGCGCCGACTGCTTCGCTGCTGGAAAAGTTTCGGCTACCCGCTTCGTTGGAGGAAAAGTCCGATCACTACATCCCGATTTTACCTGCGATAGAATTTGCAGAGTTCGCCAGCAACTCGCAGGGCATCGAGGATTTCGGATTCCACGCTGCCCGAACGCTGCATTTCGGGCACCTCAGTGAAAAGATCCGAAATCTAATCAGTCATTCTCCGACGTTGCTTGTCGCGCTCGAACAGGCATGCAAATGGGCATCGCTCGAAGACTCAAACCTGAGTAATTGGCTTGAGCACCACGGCGATCATGTTCGCTATTGCAGCAGGCTTGCGGGCACCAAGGGACTTCAGCATCTCGAGCATTCACAGTGGCTTCAGAACGTTTTTCCGATCTATATCGTTCGCCAGTTCGCTGGATCGGGTTGGGCTCCGGCGACTATCGCCTTTGAAGCTCGGTACACGCCAGGTCCAGCATGTCAGTCTTCCTGGCCCACGTCTCAATTCCTGTCCGGTCAGGAAGCATCGTGGATTGACGTACCTGTTGCGCTCCTGGGCCTCCCTAACCGGGCGAGCGAAAGTCCTCCTAATCTCTATGGCGACCACCTCGAATGTTCGAATGTTGACTTCGTACAAACACTGAAGCTGATGCTTCCATCATATCTCGACGAGCGGCTTCCGGTGCTCGCCGAAATCGCGGAAATGGCAGGCGTGAGTGCGCGCAGTCTTCAACGCAAGCTCTCTCGCGTTGGCGTTACGTATTCGGGGCTGCTGGATGCCGTAAGGTTCGAGAACGCCAGGAAGCTCTTGCGAGACACGGACTCCAAGATCATCGAGGTTGCGTTCGCTTCGGGCTACGCAGATCCAGCCCATTTTACCCGTGCCTTCCGCAGGGTTGCCGGCATCACACCAGGGCAGTTTCGCGAGCAGTGGAGGCCTCGATAG
- a CDS encoding SphA family protein: MCGCLPGTAYADEGGVSYWLPGRFSSLAATPQVPGWSMAAVYYHTSVSAFGTAAAAREIHVGRIPANVNVDLNLRLNAQADLMLLNPTHTFATPVLGGQLAIGVTGLFGRSSADLAGTLTAAVGPLAVTRTGAFGDSITSVGDLYPQATLKWNAGVHNFMTYVTGDIPVGAYSPTRLANLGIGHAAIDAGGGYTYFNPQAGHEFSAVAGFTYNFKNPDTQYQNGIDFHVDWGASQFLSKQLFVGLVGYAYQQITDDFGQHPALGGFRSRVLGVGPQIGFLFPVGDMQGYLNLKGYGEFAAENRPAGWNTWLTFSISPMAPAGTVASTRRMTK, translated from the coding sequence ATGTGTGGATGCCTCCCTGGCACCGCCTACGCCGACGAAGGTGGCGTTTCCTATTGGCTTCCTGGCCGCTTCAGCAGCCTTGCGGCGACCCCTCAAGTCCCCGGCTGGTCGATGGCAGCGGTTTACTATCACACCAGTGTCAGCGCCTTTGGCACGGCAGCTGCCGCCAGGGAGATCCATGTTGGCCGAATCCCCGCCAACGTAAACGTCGACCTGAACCTGCGCCTGAATGCGCAGGCCGATCTCATGCTGCTCAATCCCACCCATACGTTCGCAACGCCGGTGCTGGGCGGACAACTCGCCATCGGCGTAACCGGACTGTTCGGGCGGTCGAGCGCCGATCTTGCCGGAACGCTGACAGCGGCCGTCGGCCCGCTGGCGGTGACGCGCACGGGCGCTTTCGGCGATTCCATCACCTCGGTCGGCGACCTCTACCCGCAGGCGACACTCAAGTGGAATGCCGGCGTGCACAATTTCATGACCTACGTGACGGGAGACATTCCCGTCGGGGCCTACAGTCCGACCCGCCTCGCCAATCTCGGCATCGGTCACGCCGCCATCGATGCCGGCGGAGGCTACACCTATTTCAACCCGCAGGCCGGCCATGAGTTTTCGGCGGTCGCGGGCTTCACTTACAATTTCAAGAATCCGGACACGCAGTACCAGAACGGCATCGACTTCCACGTGGATTGGGGTGCCTCCCAGTTTCTATCCAAGCAGCTCTTCGTCGGCCTTGTGGGATACGCCTATCAGCAGATTACCGACGACTTCGGCCAGCATCCTGCCCTCGGTGGCTTCCGCTCCCGGGTGTTAGGGGTCGGTCCGCAGATCGGCTTTCTGTTTCCCGTCGGCGACATGCAGGGCTACCTGAATCTCAAGGGATACGGCGAGTTCGCCGCCGAGAATCGCCCGGCCGGCTGGAACACGTGGCTGACGTTCTCGATCTCGCCGATGGCGCCCGCCGGCACCGTAGCGTCAACCCGGCGCATGACGAAATAG
- a CDS encoding Mrp/NBP35 family ATP-binding protein — protein sequence MSVTQQQVLDSLARIKSPRGVALTNANVLSAVSASDGKVFFSINVDATEARAWEPIRAEAEAAVRAIPGVTTVMVALTAERKPGSTPPPPPQPSRGTPGVQPAHAHKPPQGGGSPMARQSEIPGVAAVIAVASGKGGVGKSTTALNLALGLRDLGLKVGLLDADIYGPSVPRLTGLHDKPELNDERKMIPLRRFGLAIMSIGFLVEEETAMIWRGPMVMSAVTQMLRDVEWGKLDVLVVDMPPGTGDAQLTLAQNVPLKGAVIVSTPQDLSLIDARRGLAMFKKVNVPVLGIVENMSYFQCPHCGTKSDIFGHGGARHEAEKLGVPFLGEIPLHMAIRATSDAGNPVVDSEPDGPHAAIYRAIAGQVRDQLKGALATA from the coding sequence TTGAGCGTGACGCAGCAACAGGTTCTCGACAGCCTCGCCAGGATCAAGTCGCCCCGCGGGGTCGCGCTCACCAACGCCAATGTGCTGAGCGCGGTCAGCGCCTCCGACGGCAAGGTGTTCTTCTCGATCAACGTCGATGCCACCGAGGCGCGGGCCTGGGAGCCCATCCGGGCCGAAGCCGAGGCTGCCGTCCGTGCCATTCCAGGCGTCACCACCGTGATGGTGGCGCTGACCGCCGAGCGCAAGCCGGGCTCTACGCCGCCGCCACCCCCGCAGCCGAGCCGCGGCACGCCCGGCGTGCAGCCGGCCCACGCCCACAAGCCGCCGCAGGGCGGCGGGTCGCCGATGGCGCGGCAGTCGGAAATTCCAGGCGTTGCCGCGGTGATCGCGGTTGCTTCGGGCAAGGGCGGGGTGGGCAAGTCGACCACCGCGCTCAACCTGGCGCTCGGCCTGCGCGATCTCGGCCTCAAGGTCGGGCTGCTCGATGCCGACATCTATGGCCCCTCGGTGCCGCGGCTGACCGGTCTGCACGACAAGCCGGAGCTGAACGACGAGCGCAAGATGATTCCGCTTCGGCGCTTCGGCCTCGCCATCATGTCGATCGGCTTCTTGGTCGAGGAGGAGACCGCGATGATCTGGCGCGGTCCCATGGTGATGTCGGCGGTGACGCAGATGCTGCGCGACGTGGAATGGGGCAAGCTCGACGTGCTGGTGGTCGACATGCCGCCGGGCACCGGCGATGCCCAGCTCACGCTGGCGCAGAACGTGCCGCTGAAGGGCGCGGTGATCGTCTCGACGCCGCAGGACCTCTCCCTGATCGACGCCAGGCGGGGGCTTGCCATGTTCAAGAAGGTCAACGTGCCGGTGCTCGGCATCGTCGAGAACATGAGCTACTTTCAGTGCCCGCATTGCGGCACCAAGTCGGATATTTTCGGCCATGGCGGGGCGCGGCACGAGGCCGAGAAGCTCGGAGTACCGTTCCTGGGCGAGATCCCCCTGCACATGGCGATTCGCGCCACCTCGGACGCCGGCAATCCGGTCGTCGACAGCGAGCCGGACGGCCCTCATGCGGCGATCTACCGCGCCATTGCAGGCCAGGTCCGGGACCAGCTTAAGGGTGCCCTCGCCACGGCTTGA
- a CDS encoding DUF1254 domain-containing protein: MNITRRSLAVAGMGLLAGAAATRSALAQDSFLGVGEGLEDFWLASDAYIFGYPLVTMEMTRRVISNVADPVGTRAPMGQMIKMRQYPDASYRDVTAPNADTLYTSSFFDVGKEPWVLSIPDMKGRYFLMPMLDGWTTVFQVPGKRTTGTGAQTYAITGPGWKGTLPAGVKEYKSQTNIVWLLGRIYCMGTPEDYAAVHKLQDECKLVPLSAYGKAYTPAPGKVDPSVDMKTAVREQVNRMDAVSYFKLLCELMKANPPYEADKHQLAKFARIGIVPGQDFDESKLKADFLKRVPELSFDRIMLQFKINKAMKDENGFAYTTKGGIYGTDYLMRALITAIGLGCNRPQDAIYPVSQKDGEGHKYNGANKYVMRFPKGHLPPADGFWSLTMYDSGYFFVKNPIDRYSISAREDLKENADGSTDLYIQKDSPGKDKESNWLPAPEGEFILMLRMYWPQETDPSIINGTWTIPPVKKAGA, translated from the coding sequence ATGAACATCACCCGTCGATCCCTCGCAGTTGCTGGAATGGGGCTGCTCGCCGGAGCCGCTGCCACAAGGTCGGCACTTGCGCAAGATTCCTTTCTCGGAGTGGGAGAAGGCCTGGAGGACTTCTGGCTCGCGAGCGACGCCTACATCTTCGGCTATCCACTCGTGACAATGGAGATGACGCGCCGCGTCATTTCCAACGTTGCCGACCCCGTCGGGACGCGAGCGCCAATGGGTCAGATGATTAAGATGCGCCAATACCCGGACGCTTCGTACCGAGATGTCACGGCCCCGAACGCCGACACGCTGTACACGAGTTCCTTCTTCGACGTCGGCAAGGAGCCTTGGGTGCTCAGCATTCCGGATATGAAAGGTCGCTACTTCCTAATGCCAATGCTGGACGGCTGGACGACCGTGTTTCAGGTACCGGGAAAGCGCACCACCGGCACTGGTGCGCAGACCTACGCGATCACCGGCCCCGGATGGAAAGGCACGCTGCCGGCCGGCGTGAAGGAATATAAATCGCAAACTAACATCGTCTGGCTGCTCGGCCGCATCTATTGCATGGGCACGCCTGAGGATTACGCCGCCGTGCACAAGCTGCAGGATGAGTGCAAGCTCGTCCCGCTTAGCGCCTATGGCAAGGCGTACACGCCGGCACCAGGAAAAGTCGATCCGTCGGTCGACATGAAAACGGCGGTCCGCGAGCAGGTCAATCGCATGGACGCGGTGTCGTATTTCAAGCTGTTGTGTGAGCTGATGAAGGCCAATCCGCCATATGAAGCAGACAAGCATCAGCTTGCCAAATTTGCCCGGATCGGCATCGTCCCAGGGCAGGATTTTGACGAGAGTAAACTCAAAGCGGACTTCCTGAAGCGCGTGCCGGAGCTGTCTTTCGACAGGATCATGCTTCAGTTTAAAATCAATAAGGCCATGAAGGACGAGAATGGTTTTGCCTACACGACCAAAGGCGGCATCTATGGCACCGACTATCTGATGCGGGCTTTGATTACTGCTATCGGACTTGGCTGCAACCGGCCGCAAGATGCAATTTATCCGGTCTCGCAAAAGGATGGAGAAGGCCACAAGTACAATGGTGCAAACAAATACGTTATGAGGTTCCCGAAAGGCCATCTGCCTCCTGCCGATGGATTTTGGTCGCTGACCATGTACGACAGCGGCTACTTCTTCGTGAAGAACCCGATCGACCGCTACTCGATCAGCGCCCGCGAAGATCTGAAGGAAAACGCGGACGGCTCGACCGATCTGTACATTCAGAAGGATTCTCCAGGTAAAGACAAAGAGTCGAACTGGCTTCCCGCGCCCGAGGGAGAGTTCATTCTCATGCTGCGCATGTATTGGCCGCAGGAAACGGACCCCTCCATTATTAACGGCACATGGACGATTCCACCGGTCAAGAAAGCCGGGGCCTGA
- a CDS encoding VOC family protein — protein sequence MGGVSVGVLDHFNIRTRKLAETVRFYEDVLGLENGARPNFAFPGAWMYSEGRPVVHLVDISPTAEPQKPDSGVVHHVAFVSRGFEAMKQRLTSKGMKFDSRQVPGGDLWQIFVHDPNGVMIELNYEAVREQGAAPAEMADDIGRQ from the coding sequence TTGGGCGGCGTGAGCGTGGGCGTGCTCGATCATTTCAACATCCGGACCCGGAAGCTGGCCGAGACGGTCCGCTTCTACGAGGACGTTCTGGGCCTGGAAAATGGCGCCCGGCCGAATTTCGCCTTCCCGGGCGCCTGGATGTACAGCGAGGGCAGGCCGGTGGTGCACCTGGTCGATATTTCGCCGACCGCCGAGCCACAAAAGCCGGATTCCGGCGTTGTCCACCATGTCGCCTTCGTCAGCCGGGGCTTCGAGGCCATGAAGCAGCGCCTGACGTCGAAGGGGATGAAGTTCGACTCCCGCCAGGTGCCCGGCGGCGACCTCTGGCAGATCTTCGTGCACGACCCCAACGGGGTCATGATCGAGCTGAATTACGAGGCGGTCAGGGAGCAGGGGGCAGCGCCCGCGGAGATGGCCGACGATATCGGCAGGCAGTAG
- a CDS encoding helix-turn-helix domain-containing protein: MGTSHSKMLAAVRLEIACRLLADSNKRLEEIAKFLGYANASSFSRSFARLMKIQPVAYRRQQRGREHDRLHPRRRSHPIEL; encoded by the coding sequence ATGGGCACAAGCCACAGCAAAATGCTGGCCGCAGTCCGGTTGGAGATCGCCTGCCGCTTGCTCGCCGATTCGAATAAGCGCTTGGAAGAAATCGCGAAATTCCTCGGTTACGCCAACGCGAGCAGCTTCAGCCGCTCCTTTGCGCGTTTGATGAAAATTCAACCTGTCGCTTATCGGCGGCAGCAACGGGGCCGCGAGCATGATCGGTTGCACCCTCGCCGACGTTCTCACCCGATTGAGCTCTGA